The window ATTTAGGATGTTATGGAGATGGAGGTGCTATTTTCACAAACGATGATACTTTAGCACATACCATAAGAGGAATAGTAAATCACGGAATGTACGAACGTTACCACCACGATGTCGTTGGTGTAAACTCACGTTTGGATTCTATCCAAGCAGCAGTTTTAGATGCAAAATTACCTAAATTAGATAGTTATAATAATGCCCGCCGTAATGCCGCAAGAAAGTACAGTGCAGCATTGGCAGACGTACCACAAATTACAACACCAAAGACGGTAAATAACTGCGAAGGTATTTGTGATACGTGCGATTGTCACGTATTTCATCAATATACTTTAAAAATTGAAAACACAGACAGAGATGCCTTAGTCAAGCATTTAAATGATAACGGAATTCCATGTGGTGTCTATTACCCGATCCCGTTACATTTACAAAAAGCATATAAAGACGAGCGTTATAACGAAGCTGATTTTCCAGTAACAAACCAATTAGTAAAGCAGGTAATATCCTTACCAATGCATACCGAGTTGGATGACGAGCAAATTCAATTTATAACAACAACAATTAAAAACTTTTTGGCCTAAACTATTAGGACGTTACCACAAGGGGCGGGCTATCCGCTAAAATCTTTTTTTGCCATATATGGCAGCAAAAAAAGGATACCGCTTCTATCCCTAACGCGCAAAGCAACAGATGAAAATACTAGTCACAGGAGGTTTAGGGTTTATAGGGTCGCACACCGTTGTCGAGCTTCAAAATAAAGGATACCAAGTGGTCATAATAGATAACCTCTCTAATGCATCATTAGATGTCTTGGAGGGGGTTTTTGCAATTACAGGTCGTGTCCCTATTTTTGAAAAATTAGATTTAAAGGATAAATCAGCAGTGCAAGCCTTTTTTAAAGTACATCAAGACATACAAGGTATCATCCATTTTGCAGCGAATAAAGCAGTAGGGGAAAGTGTAGTCAATCCTTTGATGTATTATGAAAACAATATTAATACACTAGTATATGTATTACAGGAATTAACAAAGTTAAAGGTCTCTAACTTTATCTTTAGTTCTTCATGTACTGTTTATGGTCAGGCCGACATAATGCCAATAGCAGAAACTGCCCCAATAAAACCGGCAGAATCTCCATACGGCAATACAAAGCAGATTGGAGAGGAAATCATACAAGACACTTGTAATATCAATGCTAAATTAAACAGTATTGCATTGCGTTATTTTAATCCTATCGGCGCACATGAATCTGCAAAAATAGGGGAGTTGCCAATAGGAGTGCCACAAAACTTAATACCCTATATAACACAGACAGCAATAGGTTTACGTGATCAATTATCAGTTTTTGGAAACGATTATCCAACGATAGATGGTACTTGTGTTAGAGATTATATACACGTAGTAGATGTTGCTAAGGCGCATGTGGTGGCATTGCAACGTTTATTAGATCATAAAAATCAAACTAATTTTGAGGTTTTTAATTTAGGGACAGGCACAGGAAGTACTGTTTTAGAAGTGATTAAAGCATTCGAAAAAGTATCTAATACCAAGCTGAATTATAAAATAGTAGATAGGCGCCCAGGCGATGTTGTTTCAGCGTTTGCTGATACGTCTAAAGCTAATTTAGAATTAGGTT is drawn from Psychroserpens sp. NJDZ02 and contains these coding sequences:
- a CDS encoding DegT/DnrJ/EryC1/StrS family aminotransferase, whose product is MKKIQMVDLKGQYAAIKNVVDSSIQEIIDNTSFVNGPKVHEFQKNLEDYLGVKHVIPCANGTDALQIAMMGLGLEQGDEVITADFTFAATVEVIALLKLTPVLVDVNPDDFNISIEAIKKAITPKTKAIVPVHLFGQSANMEAIMEIAKAHNLFVIEDNAQAIGATYTYSDGKKAKAGTIGHVASTSFFPSKNLGCYGDGGAIFTNDDTLAHTIRGIVNHGMYERYHHDVVGVNSRLDSIQAAVLDAKLPKLDSYNNARRNAARKYSAALADVPQITTPKTVNNCEGICDTCDCHVFHQYTLKIENTDRDALVKHLNDNGIPCGVYYPIPLHLQKAYKDERYNEADFPVTNQLVKQVISLPMHTELDDEQIQFITTTIKNFLA
- the galE gene encoding UDP-glucose 4-epimerase GalE; this translates as MKILVTGGLGFIGSHTVVELQNKGYQVVIIDNLSNASLDVLEGVFAITGRVPIFEKLDLKDKSAVQAFFKVHQDIQGIIHFAANKAVGESVVNPLMYYENNINTLVYVLQELTKLKVSNFIFSSSCTVYGQADIMPIAETAPIKPAESPYGNTKQIGEEIIQDTCNINAKLNSIALRYFNPIGAHESAKIGELPIGVPQNLIPYITQTAIGLRDQLSVFGNDYPTIDGTCVRDYIHVVDVAKAHVVALQRLLDHKNQTNFEVFNLGTGTGSTVLEVIKAFEKVSNTKLNYKIVDRRPGDVVSAFADTSKANLELGWKAEHTLEQAMLSSWKWQKVLK